The proteins below are encoded in one region of Oncorhynchus nerka isolate Pitt River linkage group LG15, Oner_Uvic_2.0, whole genome shotgun sequence:
- the LOC115143399 gene encoding microphthalmia-associated transcription factor-like isoform X3 has translation MPPGPGSSAPNSPMALLTLSSNCEKEMDDVIDDIISLETSYNEDIFGLMDPGLQVTNTLPVSGNLLDMYGNQGLPPNGLAISNSCPGSLSNIKREFSAPGMMHVLDNTGSYGQFDNYQRPEGFPVAEVRAMAKERQKKDNHNLIERRRRFNINDRIKELGTLIPKSNDPDMRWNKGTILKASVDYIRKLQREQQRAKEVELRQRRLEHANRHLMLRIQELEMQARAHGLAILPSSSLCSSELIARAIKQEPILGDCPSDLYQLPGPDMSPPTTLDLNNGTIHFNDSPVDAGDPGAYGSSKASTKLKDILMDNTLSPISSNDPLLSSASPDTSNSSSRRSSSSSMEENDHGC, from the exons ATGTCATCGATGACATTATTAGCTTGGAAACAAGTTATAATGAGGATATTTTTGGACTTATGGACCCAGGACTCCAGGTTACTAATACA CTCCCTGTATCTGGTAACCTTCTGGACATGTATGGGAATCAAGGGCTTCCCCCAAATGGACTTGCCATCAGTAACTCCTGCCCTGGTAGCTTATCCAACATCAAAAGGGAATTCTCAG CTCCTGGCATGATGCACGTACTGGACAATACTGGATCCTATGGCCAGTTTGACAACTACCAAAGGCCCGAGGGCTTTCCAGTTG CTGAGGTTCGAGCGATGGCCAAGGAGAGACAAAAAAAGGACAACCACAACTTAA TTGAACGAAGGAGAAGGTTCAACATCAACGATCGAATCAAAGAGCTTGGAACCCTGATTCCTAAGTCTAATGATCC GGACATGCGCTGGAATAAGGGCACCATTCTGAAGGCCTCAGTGGACTACATCAGGAAGCTGCAGAGGGAGCAGCAGAGAGCCAAGGAGGTGGAGCTTAGACAGAGAAGGCTGGAGCATGCCAACCGCCATCTGATGCTGCGCATACAG gaGTTGGAGATGCAGGCGCGGGCTCATGGTCTTGCAATTCTGCCGTCgtcttccctctgctcctctgagCTGATAGCCCGAGCCATCAAGCAGGAGCCCATCTTAGGAGACTGTCCCTCAGACCTGTACCAGCTGCCAGGTCCCGACATGTCCCCTCCCACCACACTGGACCTCAACAACGGTACCATCCACTTTAACGACAGCCCTGTGGATGCAGGTGACCCAGGGGCATATGGCTCCAGCAAAGCATCCACTAAACTGAAGGACATTCTaatggacaacaccctgtcgcccATATCATCCAATGACCCCCTTCTGTCCTCAGCTTCCCCAGACacctccaacagcagcagcaggcgtAGCAGCAGCTCAAGCATGGAGGAGAATGATCATGGTTGTTAG